The genomic window GGTTCTATTAGCTGAACATACAGGTGAAATATTTAGTGATAAGGAATTAAATGAATTGAAAAAAGTGAGCAAATTTCATATTAAAGACCTTTATGATAAATCTATTGATTTTATTAATTGTTatttagaattaaaaaatcaaatgaGTACagaagaatttaaaaaaagttgtCTCATATGCATAGAGCAAGAAGGAGATGAGGGAGAAGGAGAAGATACACCTACACAAGataaatttttagaaaaaatacaattctTTGTagacaaaaattataaaaaaatgctttttataatttggaATTTGGTTCTTTTAATAAAGCAATATTTAATACTTGTTATATGGTTAGGAGATATTAAACCCTTTTACCCTCTTTTTAGTTATATAGATGAAGCTCGAAATGTCAAATATTCTAACGACCTGTTTGTCAAttttgtttccttttttgaGTCTTACAACagatatattaatatcattaataaaaaaactgaATCAAATGAAAATAGTCAAAAGAAACTTGAATTACTAAACAATACCaataactattttttatcatcgGACACTTATTCTACTAATGCTGAAGGGAgatctttaaaaatatacaacaaCTTAGGGGATGTTAACTACTGTGGCTTTACCGATAGTTCTGCAGTTAACGCAAATGTCGGTGAGAAGAAATATAACTACGGCAGGGGCGTGAGCCGTAATATCACCACTGCTACGGCTACTACTGCAGCTAGTACTACAGCTATTACTAATagtagaaataataataataataataataggagtaataataataataatgattggaacaatagtagtaataataacattaatgatgactataataataatacgtCAAAAGAGCTAAACacggaaatgaaaaaaaggaaatcgCTTACCAATACAGTAGATTATGCATgcgaaataaaaagaaaaagcataGAAAAGGAACGAAGgaagtataaaataagaacGAGTTTTGAGAATATTTGTGATGCCGAATTTGAGACCTCCGACTAGTAAACTTTTGTGCTAATCATAATTTCGATTTTAGTATGATATTTTACTTggttttaatatttgtttcAGTAATGTTTTAATGCGTTTTCCTACTCGTAAATCCGATactattgttgttattgttactgtcatttttttttttttttttttttttttgtgttacgTTAAAATACacttattaattaatttttttttttctttatccaTTATATCCACCTCTCATATGCAGAAAGTGttttttaaacaatattacaataatatatttgaaaatgatttatgtattattttaaaacgtttatttcattatgtaCAATCGAGCacatgaaataaataattgtttagatatgtatattttagtattttttaattattttatgaacacCCTATAAAACAGTACCTACTTTTAACTCCCCCCTTTTTCAAATACCTCTCTGGACGTACGCTAGTATTTATTACCATTTTGTTTACACACAAACGGATGCTTCAAATTTTTGTATTCGCAAATGTGaagattaaaatttttaggATTTCTAAATGCGcaattgttcatatatatccTCCATATGTATTCACCTCTCTATATATCTCTATGCATATATaggtatgtacgtatgttcccccacatgcatacatatataaatacatacatacatataattaaaatacaaggaaataattttttaacctgtaaaataaaaagtacgCTAaactacatattttttaaaactaatGCCACgagtttttataaaatcacGAGATTTCTTACacaaaatgaagaaatataaaaacagtaaaaaaagcatttttaaaaataaaaaagatatttgaGGAATCTATCTTTAGATTTAAAGAGTTTTTAAATTGTTTCATGCGCGTATAAAAATATCtccataaatatacatatatatatatttgttcgcCTGTGGTATCATGAACGTATAGTCATATATGTAGACACCTTCATTCTATTAGAGCTATTTCTATATTAATGTAACATCGAGTAAAGAACTAAAACAACAAATATTTTAGCAAAATCATTTTGTAcgtattttcaatttttgtcCAAGTCTTACATTgtacaaattaataatagtGTGACATTGTCCCTAAATACTGtagttactttttttttttttttttaatattttattttaatcatTTCATTTCcatcttttaaatttacttatttttaatttaggAAATGCTTAATTAtcaattttaatatagtatttattttcattttctttgttcttttgtaatatttgcttaacttttctttaattcttttgtcaaataaatttttttttttttttttttttttttttttttccttccttttccttttcacttatttattattattattatttttttttttcatcatatgTATTTTGATTAATTTTGGTGTGCAGTTTGTCCATTAATTCGGTACTGTATTCtgtatatttcaaaaaaaaaaaaaaattaaaatattttgtattattttgaattaagaatgtatttttttttaaaaggaaaaaaaaaaaataaaataatggaatatataaaaaatacgaatAATCAAagtactatttttatttcttatgtataaattaattttaaaataaaaaatgtaacatgtacattttttatattttaccacacatttataattatacatttataattatacatttataattatacatttataataatacatttataattatacatttataataatacatttataataatacatttataataataccttttttgtaattttccCCCTCCCCACCATCTTTTAGCAGATACTTGTAAGTACAAAGATatctcatttttattttgttttgtactACCTTACTTTTAAGGTTGTACAATTgctgaaatttttttttatatagaacAATGCTTAAACTGCATGGTCAAAACAACTGATTAATAGCATTATATTTAAGCATACATATTTTGTCATTATTcgttattttttacttttttactgtatcattttttgttttttatatatataatttatgtagctttatttttttaacatatttttatcattttattttgttactCCACATactgttttttccttttttgtttcttcctATTTTGTTTCTTCCTACTTTGTTTCTTCCTACTTTGTTTCTTCCTACTTTGTTTCTTCCTACTTTGTTTCTTCCTACTTTGTTCTTCCTACTTTGTTTCTTCCTACTTTGTTTCTTCCTACTTTGTTTCTTCCTACTTTGTTTCTTCCTACTTTGTTTCTTCCTACTTTGTTTCTTCCTACTTTGTTTCTTCCTACTTTGTTTCTTCCTATTTTGTTTCCtcctattttgttttctcctattttgtttctttatATTGTGCTTCACTTcgttttacattattttatattgctTTGTTTTACCGTatattgctttattttatattcatttattttattttatattgctttatttattttatattgctttattttattttatattgctttattttattttatattgctttattttattttatattgctttatttcatttggattgtttttatttacctCTATTTTGCTTCTCTCAATTTTTTTCacattattttgctttaatttatttagcttatttttatttcactttattttgcttcaaGTTATAGtatttagaatatatttattttagcaGATTTTATTTTGTGCTTTCCTTCCATCTATTTTGCTTATCCCCTTCGAACTCATACTCTTTTCAATTTTACCAATGGGTATGCATTATTTGCATACATTAGATGAATACTTCgcaaatagtaaaaatagaGGTTTCATCGAATCGCATATAATTAACCCTAAAATATCAAGATGggatattcttttttttatgttattttttcttttcatgaCCGTATTAAGATTTTTGGTTGCAGGGGTGCAAagtgatataataaataaagagagtattttgtataatatatgtagtaatacattattagataaattaaataaaaaatgggagATATCAAAGGATGgacttatatataaatggaaaGAGAATTTTTGGTTTGCATTATGGCATGGGTTttcttttgtatataattttatattattattatctatGTCTGGCTATTTGAATAATACGAATGGGTGGATTAAGATGTGTTTTAAAGAAACAACAGGAAAATGGTTTTTCTTAGTTACAGAAGAAGAAtttatggaaaataaaagaggatggccatacatgtacataaataattatgtatattatttttatttaatacaaaTGTCTTTTTGGACCTCatgtcttttttatttaaaatacgaaaaaaaaagaaaagatttttatgtttttgtaTTACATCATTTATCCACAATTTTGTTGTTACTTTATTCGcatattatgaatttttgGAGAATCGGGCTGTTAATTCTTTTTGTTCATGATATTGTTGATGTAGCACTTTATATTTCGAAAACTCTGAATTATTCGAATCCgaaatatcaaaaatatcTAACaacattttacattttatttgttttttcttattttttttttcgtatcattttgtatcttttttatattgttattccTTTGAGTAATATGAACGTTATTAAGACGTATACTGACGGATATGTAACATCATATAGTGATATTCCAGGTGGAGTATTTCCAGTTTTCTTCTTGTGGCTGTTGATGGTACTGTTTACATAAGCATTCAAAAGTTTTTCCTTCTTATTTTGAAGGCTTTTAGTATGATTGATTTCTGTGCTAGCCAACAAAAAAcacattaatattatacataagaTATAATGGCACGAAATAGAATAcatgcatatgcatatatatatatatatatataatacacgATTGTGTACAAGCTTTCATATTTCCTATACCAGCTTTTGTTACAGTGCTGTGTTGTTTCTCTCACACCGCAGCGCCTTTTATTTCTCTTCCTTACATCACAGTGCtttcatatttctttttttttttttgtttgttttctCTAATTCCTTTTTAGGTTATGCATTTTTATTGGTTTTTCCTAATTCTGAAGATGACTCGAGTATTTATCATAAATTCGTGTAATacagaaaaatgaaaaggaaaaataacaTTAGTGCATCCATGCAtgcttatatacatacattcatatgtgtgtaatatgcatatacatttatCCTCGTAAATCAATAAATGTACGTATaattatgtgcatatatatatctacataAAACTACGTAGCtgttttctcttttattgcagcgaaaaatgaacaaattcAAGATATACGGAGTGATGATGAAAGTGACACCAAAATCATTAAAAAGGCCCCAAGAAagggaaaataattttttattactattcagtcaaatgaaaatattcttatattttaatatccGAACTTGGTTCctttagtatattttttttttcccactATTATTTCATGTAATTGATTAATTGTGATATTCTTTTCTTAAATTAACTCTTGTACTTGTcgttgctatttttttttttcattccatttatttttacgtaATCAAGtaacataaacatattaaatgTTACATACGTAATATGTATGCcgtgcatatatgtacatatataaatatatatatatgtgtccatcatatatatgaaaatggTTAGTTGGCTCTTAATGCTgaagattatatatatttataatttaacatgactaattttattatttaactttttcaattttattttaattaaatgtgTGCATGAAAAGGAGAAACTACTTTAttgtatatgaaaaaaaagaaaagaaaaatgttttaacttaaaaaagaaattatatttcaccaaaaaatataaattaatacgtttttttttttttttttttttctctttatctAATGTTAAAACTTGTAACTTATAaaggataaataaatacatcatcatttttcattgctaatttatacattatatattgtatgtattttCAAATTAGCAAATCATTTATGAGGGTATTCATTTAAAAGTACatttctcaaaaaaaaaaaagaaaaagttatCCTCATGTGCTTCCTAAACAGGTacctaaattttttaattccatAATTCTACTTTTTCCTAAATTACccatctttttctttttatcaaaaCTGTCATCGCTACCGTTGTTCTTGCCGTTAAATACCTGTAAAAGGGTTAAAGGGGGGAGGGGGAAACGCAAAATTAcgcatatataattatacacacgtatatatgcatacatatatatatatatatatatatatatatatataagtatacatGTGTAGTAGTTttacagatatatatttgttgttataaaaaaggggtgttttgaaaaattacatTTGAGTCATTGGACAAGCCAAATAAAGTCTTAAAGAATATGGctagctaaaaaaaaaaaaaaaaaattattaacatatcTTAAATTaggagaaaaatatatttactttctgcaaaaaaaatgagtaaaTTGAAATATGTACTTGAAGaatcatatatacataatatttttttaagtttatatGTTGTATACATTCATgttctataaatatttatattatatgtgtgcgttattttatgtaataatggCATATTTTGGTGTTACGATATTAATAATGGTTTTCAgaaaatttgtaatataatttatcagGTTAATTATTGGCAAGGTAAACCTGTTATGGAAAACATTCTTTTTTCGTATCTTCTCATATTTCAACTTCctatcttttaaaatattttcatactCTTCATCATTTtggttttttcctttattattcatttttcattacgCTTAATTTTAATGGTAaagggaaaaagaaaagatacTGGACATAATAAggtagtatatatattatgcttGTTTATATGGTTGTATTTATCACAGAACTTGCAGAAGTGTAAGCAATAGTATGTGGTAATTCTTAGTACAAttcttaataaaagaaaaatatatatgcacatacatttgcatatattttgattttcaAAAATACTACTAAAGTCTAgatgaaaaataaacaaaaaaaaaaaaaaaaatataaaataaactacAAACAAGAAGaaatttacaataatatgcgagataaataaacaaaatagaaaaaaagaaaaaaaagaaaaaaaagaaaaaaaagaaaaaaaagtgcaGTGTGTGCTAtgtgatatttttattataaaattttgtcgataaaatgaaactagaaaatgaaaatttttttatgtgcaGTTCATTAAaggaaattgaaaaaaataaatttcaatttctttatttttttatttaataataaaagaatttaaaaatattttttttatttattcatttaattaaaaaaaaattttatttaggAAACGTACAGTAatcttttcttttcgtttcacattttatatttatttacgttaaaagatggaaaaaaatcacaacattgtaaaaaaaaaaaaaagaaaaagaaagaaaatggagaataaataaataatatagtgTAAAGCGTCATACGTCGATCATAGCTATTACATCCATATGGAATTAGAGTTTTTTATGTGTACTGTAGTGCTAATTTActagtaaaattttttaatttatttagagtatatatttttgtacaatTATTACACCATTATGTTTTTCCTGATATCTATATCGTACGCGTTACAATTGTCTTAGCTGAAATATGGCAATTTCTTTAATGTGAGTAAAGAATTAAAGTCTTATATGCTGAAAGCAATGAAGGAATATCAGTGCTATTTTGAGAAGgcattaattaaaaattgtaacTTAGAGGacaatataaaattagtTAAAGATTTAATAATTGACGAGGAGtaaacaatttattttattgtactttgttttattctacttttatttattttaatttgatttattataatttgattcattttaatttaatctattttattttgatttattttgattttatatatattatttcattttaactTTGTTCTACGCATAAAAGGGGAACACAGC from Plasmodium malariae genome assembly, chromosome: 13 includes these protein-coding regions:
- the TRAM gene encoding translocation associated membrane protein, putative encodes the protein MGMHYLHTLDEYFANSKNRGFIESHIINPKISRWDILFFMLFFLFMTVLRFLVAGVQSDIINKESILYNICSNTLLDKLNKKWEISKDGLIYKWKENFWFALWHGFSFVYNFILLLSMSGYLNNTNGWIKMCFKETTGKWFFLVTEEEFMENKRGWPYMYINNYVYYFYLIQMSFWTSCLFYLKYEKKRKDFYVFVLHHLSTILLLLYSHIMNFWRIGLLILFVHDIVDVALYISKTLNYSNPKYQKYLTTFYILFVFSYFFFRIILYLFYIVIPLSNMNVIKTYTDGYVTSYSDIPGGVFPVFFLWLLMVMHFYWFFLILKMTRVFIINSSKNEQIQDIRSDDESDTKIIKKAPRKGK